A single Micromonospora sp. CCTCC AA 2012012 DNA region contains:
- the uvrA gene encoding excinuclease ABC subunit UvrA: MADRLIIRGAREHNLRDVSLDLPRDALIVFTGLSGSGKSSLAFDTIFAEGQRRYVESLSSYARQFLGQMDKPDVDFIEGLSPAVSIDQKSTSRNPRSTVGTITEVYDYLRLLFARIGEPHCPVCGERISKQSPQQIVDRVLAMTEGTKFMVLAPVVRGRKGEYVDLFAELQSKGYARARVDGVVHPLTEPPKLKKQEKHTIEVVIDRLTVKPSAKQRLTDSVEAALGLSGGLVLLDFVDLAEDDPERERRYSEHLACPNDHPLAIEDLEPRVFSFNAPYGACPECTGLGTKKEVDPELVVPDPERTLREGAIQPWATGHNLEYFLRLLEALGESQHFDVDTPWRALPSRAQKTILHGSDDQVHVRYRNKYGRERSYYTGFEGVVQWIERRHTDTESDWSRDKYEGYMRDVPCAACGGTRLKPEVLAVTLAGRSIAEVCNLSVGEAADLLAGIELTDRQKMIAERVLKEINARLKFLLDVGLDYLSLDRPAGTLSGGEAQRIRLATQIGSGLVGVLYVLDEPSIGLHQRDNHRLIETLIRLRGLGNTLIVVEHDEDTIRVADWIVDIGPGAGEHGGRIVHSGSVPALLENDESVTGAYLSGRRSIPTPSARRPQTPDRELVVHGAREHNLRNLTVSFPLGQLIAVTGVSGSGKSTLVNDILHAVLANQINGARLVPGRHTRVTGLEHVDKVVGVDQSPIGRTPRSNPATYTGVWDHVRRLFAETTEAKVRGYGPGRFSFNVKGGRCEACSGDGTIKIEMNFLPDVYVPCEVCKGARYNRETLEVHYKGRTVSDVLEMPIEEAAEFFSAIPAIHRHLKTLNDVGLGYVRLGQPAPTLSGGEAQRVKLASELQKRSTGRTVYVLDEPTTGLHFEDIRKLLMVLEGLVDKGNTVITIEHNLDVIKTADWVIDMGPEGGHRGGTVLATGTPEEVAEVAESHTGQFLRQVLKLDGEAKGARAATTRAAKANGGATRSRARKAVAAAR; the protein is encoded by the coding sequence GTGGCCGACCGACTCATCATCCGTGGCGCGCGCGAGCACAACCTCCGTGACGTCAGTCTCGACCTGCCCCGGGACGCCCTGATCGTCTTCACCGGGCTCTCCGGATCGGGCAAGTCGAGCCTGGCCTTCGACACGATCTTCGCCGAGGGGCAGCGCCGCTACGTCGAGTCGCTCTCGTCGTACGCCCGGCAGTTCCTCGGCCAGATGGACAAGCCCGACGTCGACTTCATCGAGGGGCTGAGTCCCGCCGTCTCCATCGACCAGAAGTCGACCTCGCGCAACCCGCGCTCCACCGTCGGCACCATCACCGAGGTCTACGACTACCTGCGCCTGCTCTTCGCCCGGATCGGCGAGCCGCACTGCCCGGTCTGCGGCGAGCGGATCTCCAAGCAGAGCCCGCAGCAGATCGTCGACCGGGTGCTCGCCATGACCGAGGGGACGAAGTTCATGGTGCTCGCCCCGGTCGTGCGCGGCCGCAAGGGGGAGTACGTCGACCTCTTCGCCGAGCTCCAGTCCAAGGGCTACGCCCGGGCCCGGGTCGACGGCGTGGTGCACCCGCTGACCGAGCCGCCCAAGCTCAAGAAGCAGGAGAAGCACACCATCGAGGTGGTCATCGACCGGCTCACCGTGAAGCCGAGCGCCAAGCAGCGGCTGACCGACTCGGTGGAGGCCGCGCTCGGTCTCTCCGGCGGTCTCGTCCTGCTCGACTTCGTCGACCTGGCCGAGGACGACCCGGAGCGGGAGCGTCGCTACTCCGAGCACCTGGCCTGCCCCAACGACCACCCCCTGGCGATCGAGGACCTGGAGCCCCGGGTCTTCTCCTTCAACGCGCCCTACGGCGCCTGCCCGGAGTGCACCGGCCTGGGCACCAAGAAGGAGGTCGACCCGGAGCTGGTCGTCCCCGACCCGGAGCGCACCCTGCGCGAGGGTGCCATCCAGCCCTGGGCCACCGGCCACAACCTCGAATACTTCCTCCGCCTGCTGGAGGCGCTCGGCGAGAGCCAGCACTTCGACGTCGACACGCCCTGGCGGGCGCTGCCGTCGCGGGCGCAGAAGACGATCCTGCACGGCTCCGACGACCAGGTGCACGTCCGTTACCGCAACAAGTACGGCCGCGAGCGCTCCTACTACACCGGCTTCGAGGGCGTGGTGCAGTGGATCGAGCGCCGGCACACCGACACCGAGTCCGACTGGTCGCGCGACAAGTACGAGGGCTACATGCGGGACGTGCCCTGCGCGGCCTGCGGCGGCACCCGGCTCAAGCCGGAGGTGCTCGCGGTCACCCTGGCCGGCCGGAGCATCGCCGAGGTCTGCAACCTGTCGGTGGGGGAGGCGGCCGACCTGCTCGCCGGCATCGAGCTGACCGACCGGCAGAAGATGATCGCCGAGCGGGTGCTCAAGGAGATCAACGCCCGGCTGAAGTTCCTGCTCGACGTCGGTCTGGACTACCTCTCCCTGGACCGCCCGGCCGGCACCCTCTCCGGCGGCGAGGCGCAGCGCATCCGGCTCGCCACCCAGATCGGCTCCGGCCTGGTCGGGGTGCTCTACGTGCTGGACGAGCCGTCGATCGGCCTGCACCAGCGGGACAACCACCGGCTCATCGAGACGCTGATCCGGCTGCGGGGGCTGGGCAACACGCTGATCGTGGTGGAGCACGACGAGGACACCATCCGGGTCGCCGACTGGATCGTCGACATCGGCCCGGGCGCCGGTGAGCACGGCGGCCGGATCGTGCACAGCGGCTCGGTGCCCGCTCTGCTGGAGAACGACGAGTCGGTGACCGGGGCGTACCTGTCCGGGCGGCGGTCGATCCCGACGCCGTCGGCGCGCCGGCCGCAGACCCCCGACCGGGAGCTGGTGGTGCACGGGGCGCGGGAGCACAACCTGCGCAACCTGACCGTCTCCTTCCCGCTCGGCCAGCTGATCGCGGTCACCGGGGTCAGCGGTTCGGGCAAGTCGACGCTGGTCAACGACATCCTGCACGCGGTGCTCGCCAACCAGATCAACGGCGCCCGGCTGGTCCCCGGCCGGCACACGCGGGTCACCGGCCTGGAGCACGTGGACAAGGTCGTGGGCGTCGACCAGTCGCCGATCGGCCGGACGCCCCGGTCGAACCCGGCCACCTACACCGGCGTCTGGGACCACGTCCGCCGGCTCTTCGCCGAGACCACCGAGGCCAAGGTCCGGGGGTACGGTCCGGGCCGGTTCTCGTTCAACGTCAAGGGTGGCCGCTGCGAGGCGTGCTCCGGCGACGGCACCATCAAGATCGAGATGAACTTCCTGCCGGACGTCTACGTCCCCTGCGAGGTCTGCAAGGGCGCCCGCTACAACCGGGAGACCCTGGAGGTGCACTACAAGGGTCGGACCGTCTCGGACGTGCTGGAGATGCCGATCGAGGAGGCGGCCGAGTTCTTCTCCGCCATCCCGGCCATCCACCGGCACCTCAAGACGCTGAACGACGTGGGCCTGGGCTACGTCCGGCTCGGCCAGCCCGCGCCGACGCTCTCCGGCGGCGAGGCGCAGCGGGTCAAGCTCGCCTCCGAGCTGCAGAAGCGCTCCACCGGGCGGACGGTCTACGTGCTCGACGAGCCCACCACCGGCCTGCACTTCGAGGACATCCGCAAGCTGCTGATGGTCCTGGAAGGGCTGGTCGACAAGGGCAACACGGTGATCACCATCGAGCACAACCTCGACGTGATCAAGACCGCCGACTGGGTCATCGACATGGGTCCCGAGGGCGGTCACCGGGGCGGCACCGTGCTCGCCACCGGCACCCCGGAGGAGGTCGCCGAGGTGGCCGAGAGCCACACCGGTCAGTTCCTGCGCCAGGTGCTCAAGCTCGACGGCGAGGCGAAGGGCGCCCGGGCGGCCACCACCCGGGCCGCCAAGGCCAACGGCGGCGCGACCAGGTCGCGGGCCCGCAAGGCCGTGGCCGCCGCGCGCTGA
- a CDS encoding maleylpyruvate isomerase family mycothiol-dependent enzyme, with translation MTSDPLLLTGDLDDATARLLHVVGAFDAADVAADSLLPGWTRGHVLTHLARNADAFVNLLTSARTGESIPMYASAATRATDIEAGAARPPAALLSDLRRSAERFTEAVAAMPVAAWAATVETRRGPWPAASLVWGRLREVEVHHVDLAAGYRPGDWSEAFAQRLLHEVAGGLADRADAPAMLLRFDGSAHELVVGDPTDAPTVAGPAAELAAWLIGRSAGEALTVTPDGTLPTPPEWI, from the coding sequence GTGACCAGCGATCCCCTGTTGCTGACCGGCGACCTGGACGACGCCACCGCCCGCCTGCTGCACGTCGTGGGCGCCTTCGACGCCGCGGACGTCGCCGCCGACTCCCTGCTGCCGGGCTGGACCCGGGGGCACGTGCTGACCCACCTCGCCCGCAACGCCGACGCCTTCGTCAACCTGCTCACCTCGGCCCGCACCGGTGAGTCGATCCCGATGTACGCCAGCGCCGCCACCCGGGCCACCGACATCGAGGCGGGCGCCGCCCGACCGCCCGCCGCGCTCCTGTCCGACCTGCGCCGCAGCGCGGAGCGGTTCACCGAGGCGGTGGCCGCGATGCCGGTGGCGGCCTGGGCGGCCACCGTCGAGACCCGGCGTGGCCCGTGGCCGGCCGCCTCGCTGGTCTGGGGCCGGCTGCGCGAGGTCGAGGTGCACCACGTGGACCTGGCCGCCGGCTACCGGCCGGGCGACTGGTCCGAGGCGTTCGCCCAGCGGCTGCTGCACGAGGTGGCCGGCGGCCTGGCCGACCGCGCCGACGCGCCGGCCATGCTGCTGCGCTTCGACGGCAGCGCCCACGAGCTGGTCGTCGGCGACCCGACGGACGCGCCCACGGTCGCCGGGCCCGCCGCCGAGCTGGCCGCCTGGCTGATCGGCCGCAGCGCGGGCGAGGCGCTCACGGTCACCCCCGACGGCACCCTGCCGACCCCTCCCGAGTGGATATAG
- a CDS encoding DedA family protein, with protein sequence MTELLAQVGELPTTALMGLLGVVMLADAVPLVGVLVPGDAAVLAAVGAGRPATGPATVLAVVAGCLAGWSLSFLAGRRWGDQLRVSRVGGWIGESRWAAAEAVLRRGGGRMVLVAPFLPVLNAVLPLAAGGLRMSYRRFLGCAAVGATAWAGLYVALGTAARAVAALLPGAPSPTVLTMLVGLVLAVPVLLAARHRLRAAGAA encoded by the coding sequence ATGACGGAACTGCTGGCCCAGGTCGGGGAACTGCCCACCACCGCACTGATGGGGCTGCTCGGCGTGGTCATGCTCGCCGACGCCGTACCCCTGGTCGGGGTGCTGGTGCCCGGCGACGCGGCGGTGCTCGCCGCGGTCGGCGCGGGACGCCCGGCCACCGGGCCGGCGACCGTGCTGGCGGTGGTGGCCGGCTGCCTGGCCGGCTGGTCGCTGAGCTTCCTCGCCGGCCGGCGCTGGGGCGACCAGCTGCGGGTCAGCCGGGTGGGCGGCTGGATCGGCGAGTCCCGGTGGGCCGCGGCCGAGGCGGTCCTGCGCCGCGGCGGCGGGCGGATGGTGCTGGTCGCGCCCTTCCTGCCGGTGCTCAACGCGGTGCTGCCGCTGGCCGCGGGCGGGCTGCGGATGTCGTACCGGAGGTTCCTCGGCTGCGCGGCCGTCGGCGCGACGGCCTGGGCGGGGCTCTATGTGGCGCTCGGCACGGCGGCCCGGGCGGTGGCCGCGCTGCTGCCCGGCGCGCCCAGTCCGACCGTGCTCACCATGCTGGTCGGCCTGGTGCTCGCCGTCCCGGTGCTGCTCGCCGCCCGGCACCGGCTCCGGGCGGCGGGTGCGGCCTGA
- the rsgA gene encoding ribosome small subunit-dependent GTPase A, with protein MTIDLTALGWDAGWAAHVRRRSDHRPGRVTRVDRGVCTVLRADGPVRASLGGGVLAAAARDLTALPSVGDWVLVGSWPDGRATIESVLPRRTALIRRTAGKDAVGQVLAANLDSVAIVEAVHPEPDVARIERALSLVHSSGARALIVLTKADLAPHPEAIARQLAAVAPGVPVLPVSAERGTGLDVLRPEVAPGRTLGLLGPSGAGKSTLVNALAGAVVMPTQAVRRVDGKGRHTTTWRSLVAVPGGGAVVDTPGVRAVGLLDGVTGLDRAFADIVELAAGCRYADCGHDGEPACAVRAALETGELPVRRWENWRRLQREVAFETRRREARPTGERRGGRRGGRRREVRP; from the coding sequence ATGACCATCGACCTGACCGCCCTCGGCTGGGACGCCGGGTGGGCGGCACACGTACGACGACGCAGCGACCACCGGCCGGGCCGGGTGACCCGGGTCGACCGGGGGGTCTGCACCGTGCTCCGCGCCGACGGACCGGTCCGCGCCAGCCTCGGCGGTGGTGTGCTGGCCGCCGCCGCCCGGGACCTGACCGCCCTGCCCAGCGTGGGCGACTGGGTGCTCGTCGGCAGCTGGCCCGACGGGCGGGCGACCATCGAGTCGGTGCTGCCCCGGCGCACCGCGCTGATCCGCCGCACCGCCGGCAAGGACGCCGTCGGGCAGGTCCTCGCCGCCAACCTGGACAGCGTCGCGATCGTCGAGGCGGTGCACCCGGAGCCGGACGTCGCCCGGATCGAGCGGGCGCTCTCCCTGGTGCACTCCTCGGGCGCCCGAGCGCTGATCGTGCTCACCAAGGCCGACCTGGCACCGCACCCGGAGGCGATCGCCCGGCAGCTCGCCGCCGTCGCCCCCGGGGTGCCGGTGCTGCCGGTGAGCGCGGAACGCGGCACGGGGCTCGACGTGCTCCGGCCCGAGGTCGCGCCCGGGCGCACGCTCGGCCTGCTCGGCCCGTCCGGCGCCGGCAAGTCGACCCTGGTGAACGCCCTGGCCGGCGCGGTGGTGATGCCCACCCAGGCGGTCCGCCGGGTGGACGGCAAGGGCCGGCACACCACCACCTGGCGCTCGCTGGTCGCGGTGCCCGGCGGCGGCGCGGTGGTGGACACCCCGGGCGTACGGGCGGTCGGTCTGCTGGACGGCGTGACCGGCCTGGACCGTGCCTTCGCCGACATCGTCGAGCTGGCCGCCGGCTGCCGGTACGCGGACTGCGGGCACGACGGCGAGCCGGCCTGTGCGGTGCGGGCGGCCCTGGAGACCGGCGAGCTGCCGGTGCGCCGCTGGGAGAACTGGCGGCGGCTGCAGCGGGAGGTGGCCTTCGAGACCCGCCGCCGGGAGGCCCGGCCGACCGGCGAGCGGCGGGGCGGTCGGCGCGGGGGCCGGCGGCGCGAGGTGCGGCCCTGA
- a CDS encoding penicillin acylase family protein, producing MHRPPTTPRRLLAGLTTGLLVAAGLVASPTPPATAATPTTGLFAPGDHCLGECGDILPPGQNGNATLVDILGNQTLGTLPRHSADQLGRYADLVYGYAGLRPEQIGTFFADASFGVPPTQVERDYSPRADVRIVRDRATGVPHVTGTTRGGTMYGAGYAGAEDRLFTMDLLRHVGRGTLTSFAGGAPGNRALEQSVWRSSPYTEDDLRAQVEGLRAKGPRGEQLYADVQEYIAGINAYIGVCMANRNCPGEYVLTGHLDAVTNAGGPEPFQLTDLIAIAGVVGGLFGGGGGNEMQSALVRIAARARYGTVEGDKVWTAFRGRNDPEAVLTLHDGQRFPYGDAPADAAGVVLPDAGSTRPEPVVTDPTGSAGSTAATGSSELAAALSGLTISPQHRGMSNAVLVSAAHSATGHPVAVFGPQTGYFSPQLLMVQELQGPGISARGAAFAGLNLYVLLGRGQDYAWSATSSVHDITDTYALPLCTTDGSAPTLAADHYLYRGACLPMERLAHVNRWSPTVADSTPAGSYQLVAWRTKLGLVAWRGTVGGRPHAFTQLRSTYRHEADSAIGFQLFNDPGQMGSAEAFFAAANSVDYAFNWFYVNSTQAAYFNSGRNPVRAAGSDPNLPMRAEPAYEWQGYDPTTNTAAYAPLAAHPHSVDQDYYVSWNNKQAADFGAADGNFSFGAVQRADLLDRPVQAALAAGRTFDRASLTSLVEQAGLTDLRGAEVLDELIRVLESQPVTDPALATEISRLKAWRQAGALRVETAKGSKVYQHADAIRTFDAWWPLLVRGMFAAPLGAGLYQSLVNALQINESPSGHQQGDGSDLPGSANESQAHKGSSFQYGWWGWVDKDLRTVLGDPVRGGLGRPYCGGGDLAGCRQILLDTLRSAAATPAGEVYPGDASCAAGDQWCADAIVQSPLGGIKHATIAWQNRPTYQQVVSFPAKRGDDLSNLAAGRPVTASSSQFLLGPGKAVDGDLGTRWGSAWSDDQWLTVDLGSARPVGRVALAWEAAYARSYRIELSTDGTTWRPVWSTTAGDGGTDVAAFPATTARYVRMHGLTRATSYGFSLWELAVYAQ from the coding sequence ATGCACCGTCCCCCCACCACCCCCCGCAGGCTCCTCGCCGGCCTCACCACCGGCCTCCTCGTGGCCGCCGGCCTGGTCGCGTCCCCGACCCCGCCGGCCACGGCCGCCACCCCCACCACCGGCCTCTTCGCCCCCGGCGACCACTGCCTCGGCGAGTGCGGCGACATCCTGCCGCCCGGCCAGAACGGCAACGCCACGCTCGTCGACATCCTCGGCAACCAGACCCTCGGCACCCTGCCCCGGCACTCCGCCGACCAGCTCGGCCGCTACGCCGACCTGGTCTACGGGTACGCCGGGCTGCGCCCCGAGCAGATCGGCACGTTCTTCGCCGACGCGTCCTTCGGCGTACCGCCCACCCAGGTCGAGCGGGACTACTCCCCCCGCGCCGACGTCCGCATCGTGCGGGACCGGGCGACCGGAGTGCCGCACGTCACCGGCACCACCCGCGGCGGCACCATGTACGGCGCCGGATACGCCGGCGCCGAGGACCGGCTCTTCACCATGGACCTGCTCCGGCACGTCGGCCGCGGCACGCTCACCTCGTTCGCCGGCGGGGCCCCCGGCAACCGGGCGCTGGAGCAGAGCGTCTGGCGCAGCTCGCCCTACACCGAGGACGACCTGCGGGCCCAGGTCGAGGGGCTGCGCGCCAAGGGACCGCGTGGCGAGCAGCTCTACGCCGACGTGCAGGAGTACATCGCCGGCATCAACGCCTACATCGGCGTCTGCATGGCGAACCGCAACTGCCCCGGCGAGTACGTGCTCACCGGGCACCTCGACGCGGTCACCAACGCCGGCGGCCCGGAGCCGTTCCAGCTCACCGACCTGATCGCCATCGCCGGGGTGGTCGGCGGGCTCTTCGGTGGGGGCGGCGGCAACGAGATGCAGTCCGCGCTGGTCCGGATCGCCGCCCGCGCCCGCTACGGCACGGTCGAGGGCGACAAGGTGTGGACCGCGTTCCGGGGCCGCAACGACCCCGAGGCGGTGCTCACCCTGCACGACGGGCAGCGCTTCCCGTACGGCGACGCGCCGGCCGACGCGGCCGGCGTGGTGCTTCCGGACGCCGGCTCGACCCGACCCGAACCGGTGGTCACCGACCCGACCGGCTCGGCCGGCAGCACCGCCGCCACCGGCTCCTCCGAGCTGGCCGCCGCGCTGTCCGGACTGACCATCTCCCCGCAGCACCGGGGCATGTCCAACGCGGTCCTGGTCAGCGCCGCGCACTCGGCCACCGGCCACCCGGTCGCCGTGTTCGGGCCGCAGACCGGCTACTTCTCCCCGCAGCTGCTCATGGTGCAGGAGCTGCAGGGACCGGGGATCAGCGCCCGGGGTGCCGCGTTCGCCGGGCTCAACCTCTATGTGCTGCTCGGCCGGGGTCAGGACTACGCATGGAGCGCCACCTCGTCGGTCCACGACATCACCGACACGTACGCGCTGCCGCTCTGCACCACCGACGGGAGCGCGCCGACCCTCGCCGCCGACCACTACCTCTACCGGGGCGCCTGCCTGCCGATGGAGCGGCTCGCGCACGTCAACCGGTGGAGTCCCACCGTCGCCGACAGCACCCCGGCCGGGTCGTACCAGCTGGTGGCCTGGCGGACGAAGCTGGGGCTGGTGGCGTGGCGGGGCACGGTGGGCGGCCGGCCGCACGCGTTCACCCAGCTCCGCTCGACGTACCGGCACGAGGCCGACTCGGCGATCGGCTTCCAGCTCTTCAACGACCCCGGCCAGATGGGCTCGGCGGAGGCCTTCTTCGCCGCCGCGAACAGCGTCGACTACGCGTTCAACTGGTTCTACGTCAACTCCACCCAGGCGGCCTACTTCAACTCCGGGCGTAACCCGGTGCGCGCCGCCGGGTCCGATCCGAACCTGCCGATGCGGGCCGAGCCGGCGTACGAGTGGCAGGGCTACGACCCGACCACCAACACGGCCGCGTACGCCCCGCTCGCGGCGCACCCGCACTCGGTCGACCAGGACTACTACGTCAGCTGGAACAACAAGCAGGCCGCGGACTTCGGCGCGGCGGACGGCAACTTCAGCTTCGGCGCGGTACAGCGGGCGGACCTGCTGGACCGGCCGGTGCAGGCGGCCCTGGCGGCCGGGCGGACCTTCGACCGGGCCTCGCTGACCTCACTGGTGGAGCAGGCCGGCCTGACCGACCTGCGCGGCGCCGAGGTGCTCGACGAGCTGATCCGGGTGCTGGAGAGCCAGCCGGTCACCGATCCCGCCCTGGCCACCGAGATCAGCCGCCTCAAGGCGTGGCGGCAGGCCGGCGCGCTGCGGGTGGAGACCGCCAAGGGGTCGAAGGTCTATCAGCACGCCGACGCGATCCGCACCTTCGACGCCTGGTGGCCGCTGCTGGTCCGGGGGATGTTCGCCGCCCCGCTCGGCGCCGGCCTCTACCAGTCGCTGGTCAACGCCCTCCAGATCAACGAGTCCCCCTCCGGCCACCAGCAGGGCGACGGGTCCGACCTGCCCGGCTCGGCGAACGAGTCCCAGGCCCACAAGGGCTCGTCGTTCCAGTACGGCTGGTGGGGCTGGGTCGACAAGGACCTGCGTACGGTGCTCGGCGACCCGGTCCGGGGCGGGCTGGGCCGCCCCTACTGCGGCGGCGGCGACCTGGCCGGCTGCCGGCAGATCCTGTTGGACACCCTGCGCAGCGCGGCGGCCACCCCGGCGGGCGAGGTCTATCCCGGTGACGCCTCCTGCGCCGCCGGCGACCAGTGGTGCGCCGACGCGATCGTCCAGTCGCCGCTGGGCGGCATCAAACACGCCACCATCGCCTGGCAGAACCGGCCCACCTACCAGCAGGTCGTCTCGTTCCCGGCGAAGCGCGGCGACGACCTGTCCAACCTCGCCGCCGGTCGGCCGGTGACCGCGTCCAGCAGCCAGTTCCTGCTCGGCCCCGGCAAGGCGGTCGACGGCGACCTGGGCACCCGCTGGGGCAGCGCCTGGTCCGACGACCAGTGGCTCACCGTGGACCTCGGGTCGGCCCGCCCGGTCGGCCGGGTGGCGCTGGCCTGGGAGGCGGCGTACGCGCGGTCGTACCGGATCGAGCTGTCGACGGACGGGACGACCTGGCGGCCGGTCTGGTCGACCACGGCGGGCGACGGCGGCACCGACGTGGCGGCCTTCCCGGCGACCACCGCCCGGTACGTCCGGATGCACGGCCTGACCCGGGCCACCTCCTACGGCTTCTCCCTCTGGGAGCTGGCCGTCTACGCGCAGTGA
- a CDS encoding Rieske (2Fe-2S) protein: MSDDQQLTGPGSQTRRALLAGAGAVGAAVVLAACGSDDDSGAGTSAPTSGGPGASSAGDPAGGGRDSSAPLARTTDIPVGGGAVYASRGVVITQPEPGQFKGFDPICTHQRCPVSNVDGGTINCTCHNSRFSITDGSVKAGPAPRPLAPKNIKVEGDQISLA, translated from the coding sequence ATGAGTGACGATCAGCAGCTGACCGGGCCGGGGAGTCAGACGCGCCGCGCCCTGCTGGCGGGCGCCGGTGCGGTCGGGGCGGCGGTCGTGCTGGCCGCCTGCGGCAGCGACGACGACTCCGGCGCGGGGACCTCCGCGCCGACCAGTGGCGGCCCGGGCGCGAGCAGCGCCGGTGACCCCGCCGGCGGCGGCCGGGACAGCTCGGCGCCGCTGGCCCGTACCACCGACATCCCGGTCGGCGGCGGCGCGGTCTACGCCAGCAGGGGTGTGGTGATCACCCAGCCGGAGCCGGGGCAGTTCAAGGGCTTCGACCCGATCTGCACCCACCAGCGCTGCCCGGTGTCGAACGTCGACGGCGGCACCATCAACTGCACCTGCCACAACAGCCGGTTCTCCATCACCGACGGCTCGGTCAAGGCCGGCCCCGCCCCGCGCCCGCTCGCCCCGAAGAACATCAAGGTCGAGGGCGACCAGATCTCCCTCGCCTGA
- a CDS encoding MBL fold metallo-hydrolase encodes MTYTGDVTPGGAPAVRELDRLTITKLSVGPMDNNAYLLRCRETGEQVLIDAANEAPRLLELVGDGGLAAVVTTHRHMDHWVALEEVVAKTGARALVHTDDADGLPIEADPLAEGDTVPVGDCALEVIHIKGHTPGSVALLYRDPAGTPHLFTGDSLFPGGVGNTDKDPERFGQLIDDVERKLFATLPDETWFYPGHGRDSTLGAERPSLPQWRARGW; translated from the coding sequence ATGACCTACACCGGAGACGTCACGCCCGGCGGTGCGCCGGCCGTACGCGAACTCGACCGGCTCACCATCACCAAGCTGTCGGTGGGCCCGATGGACAACAACGCCTATCTGCTGCGCTGCCGGGAGACCGGCGAGCAGGTGCTGATCGACGCGGCCAACGAGGCCCCCCGGCTGCTCGAACTGGTCGGCGACGGCGGGCTCGCCGCGGTGGTCACCACCCACCGGCACATGGACCACTGGGTCGCGCTGGAGGAGGTCGTCGCCAAGACCGGCGCCCGGGCGCTGGTGCACACCGACGACGCGGACGGGCTGCCGATCGAGGCGGACCCGCTCGCCGAGGGCGACACCGTCCCGGTCGGCGACTGCGCCCTCGAAGTGATCCACATCAAGGGGCACACCCCGGGCTCCGTCGCGCTGCTCTACCGCGACCCGGCCGGGACGCCGCACCTGTTCACCGGCGACAGTCTCTTCCCGGGCGGGGTCGGCAACACCGACAAGGACCCGGAGCGCTTCGGCCAGCTCATCGACGACGTGGAGCGGAAGCTCTTCGCCACGCTGCCGGACGAGACCTGGTTTTATCCCGGTCACGGCCGCGACAGCACGCTCGGCGCGGAGCGGCCGTCCCTGCCGCAGTGGCGCGCCCGCGGCTGGTGA